The sequence TTTTATATCATGCGGCTTGGTACACCAGCTGGTTTGAGTTTAAGAAAACAATTCGCCCTATTACGCTTGCTGCCGTCGGATTGGTTTTGTTTACAACACTTGCAGTGGCTATTGCAGCACATATGCTAATAGATGATATCTCTTGGCCGTTAGCATTTTTGCTAGGTGCAATTGTCTCACCTCCAGATGCCGTTTCTGCAACTTCAATTACAAAAGGACTTGGACTCCACCCGAGATTAATTGCGATTCTTGAAGGCGAAAGCTTGCTCAATGATGCCAGCGGTCTTGTAGCTTACAAATATGCACTTGCGGCAATCGTAGCGGGTAATTTTGTGTTATGGGAAGCTGGATTGAACTTTTTTATCATGTCGACATTAGGCATCGCAATAGGTTTGGCTGTAGGCTATGTGATGAGCATTATTCACACAAAATTTGTTTGCGATGATATAATCGAGGCGACATTGACACTTTTGACGCCTTTTGCTTCTTATTTGCTTGCCGAGCATTTTGAGTGCTCGGGAGTTCTTGCAGTTGTTACTACAGGACTTTTTCTTTCAGCACGATCAGGAAAGATTTTTACGCACGAGAGTCGCATGATGGCCGGTACAATCTGGAATATTTTGACGAACATATTAAATGGACTTATTTTTATTTTAATTGGCTTGCAGCTTCGTCATATCATTTCAGGAATAAGCAATTATTCTGGAACAGCTTTGTTTATTTGGGGAGCGAGTATTAGTGCTGTTGTTATTTTGGTGCGTTTTTTATGGATTGTTCCCGCGACATTGCTTCCGAGATTTCTCAGCAAGAGAATCCGTAAGAATGAGGAATTTGATTATCGAAATATGATAATTTTTGGCTGGTCAGGAATTCGTGGTGTTGTTTCTATGGCCGCAGCATTGGCTTTGCCATTGATGATAAATGAAAAGGAAGGATTTCCGCTCCGCAACCTAATTATATATTTAGTTTTTTGCGTCATACTTTCGACTTTGGTGATTCAAGGACTTACACTTCCGTGGCTTATTAAAAAGCTAAAAGTACAGCCATATTCAATTTTGGCAGAGGAATATCAGATTCGGAATATCATTGTTTCTGAAACGATAGCTCATATTGAAGATAATTTTTCGCTTTTAAATGATGATTTGCTTCATAATATTAAAAGCAAATATGAAGTCAAATTTAATCGTTTGCAGAAAACAGAACTTCCCGCCAATTTCTTCGGAAAAGGAAATGTAATGGGAGGGGAGATATTTAATGATTTCACCAAACTGCAAATCGATTTACTCAATGTAGAAAGAGTAAAATTAGAAGTAATGCATAAGCAAGGTGAAGTCAATGAAGAAATTTTCAGAAAAATAGAAAAAGAGCTCGATCTTGAAGAAACACGCCTTTGGATGGAAATGTACGAGGAATAAAAGCAATTAAATAATTAGAAAATTTGATAATTAGATAATTGATTTGACTCAATTTTAGAAATCCATTTAGTGTTGTAAAATAACTTATATTTACATCTCATATTATTTATTTCATGGAAGAGAATAAACATGTAACGATCTATGATATTGCAGAGAAGTTGAATTTAGCGACTTCTACAATATCAAGAGCTTTAAAAGATCATCATTCAATAAGTGATAAAACGATAAAAAAAGTCAAAAAAGCAGCCAAAGAAATGGGATTTGTTCCAAATACTTTGGCAGCAGGTTTGCGTGGCAATAAAACAAAGACAATTGGTGTTTTGATTCCAACGGTTACACAGCCCTTCTTGTCATCGCTAATTAGCGGTATTGAAATAACGGCGCAAAAATCGGATTATTCTGTAATTATTATGCAGTCCCATGATTCTTATCACGACGAAGTAAATATGGCCAAATCATTGTACAGCAACCGCGTAAGTGGTGTTATTTGTTCACTTGCAATGGAAACAAGAGATACGGCACATTTTGAGCAATTTTCAAACAATAATATCCCGCTTGTATTTGTCGACAGGGTACCCAAGGATTATAATACTTTTAGAGTTGTAATTGACAATTATTCGGCTGGTTATAAAGCGACAAAGCATCTTATTGAGCAAGGCTGTCTTAGGATAGCACACTTAACT comes from Flavobacterium sp. KACC 22761 and encodes:
- a CDS encoding Na+/H+ antiporter, with translation MENITVIIMLLFGVAFLSLISKRYNFPIPIVLVLCGVAISVVPGLPVVALNPEVVFIIFLPPLLYHAAWYTSWFEFKKTIRPITLAAVGLVLFTTLAVAIAAHMLIDDISWPLAFLLGAIVSPPDAVSATSITKGLGLHPRLIAILEGESLLNDASGLVAYKYALAAIVAGNFVLWEAGLNFFIMSTLGIAIGLAVGYVMSIIHTKFVCDDIIEATLTLLTPFASYLLAEHFECSGVLAVVTTGLFLSARSGKIFTHESRMMAGTIWNILTNILNGLIFILIGLQLRHIISGISNYSGTALFIWGASISAVVILVRFLWIVPATLLPRFLSKRIRKNEEFDYRNMIIFGWSGIRGVVSMAAALALPLMINEKEGFPLRNLIIYLVFCVILSTLVIQGLTLPWLIKKLKVQPYSILAEEYQIRNIIVSETIAHIEDNFSLLNDDLLHNIKSKYEVKFNRLQKTELPANFFGKGNVMGGEIFNDFTKLQIDLLNVERVKLEVMHKQGEVNEEIFRKIEKELDLEETRLWMEMYEE
- a CDS encoding LacI family DNA-binding transcriptional regulator, which encodes MEENKHVTIYDIAEKLNLATSTISRALKDHHSISDKTIKKVKKAAKEMGFVPNTLAAGLRGNKTKTIGVLIPTVTQPFLSSLISGIEITAQKSDYSVIIMQSHDSYHDEVNMAKSLYSNRVSGVICSLAMETRDTAHFEQFSNNNIPLVFVDRVPKDYNTFRVVIDNYSAGYKATKHLIEQGCLRIAHLTAGAEFGNLYNERKRGYMEALKDHNLPIIDELIVDLKSVTYEDGVKASNKLFDLKPLPDGIFASGDIIAVSAVQTAKKRGIKVPEDLAVIGFNNDPISEIIDPNISTITHPAEKMGKAAAEIIIKNLKSLKESEVQEITFLNTEVLVRESSKRNKDKDIKSKA